The Methanohalophilus portucalensis genome window below encodes:
- a CDS encoding Na+/H+ antiporter subunit E yields MKRYVLYSIALGFVWCFVHGVVNLSNFLIGAMIGPFLIRPFKELYSFGEEISYREKLNRIPKQIHYFSILIVEIVKASFVVAKIVLQPKIDIKPGIIAVPIRAKTDVGITAIANTITLTPGTLTIDVSDDKSALYVHCIDIDNAKEIRDSIKDDLEEYVLEAFE; encoded by the coding sequence ATGAAGAGATATGTTCTGTATTCAATTGCACTTGGTTTTGTCTGGTGTTTTGTTCATGGTGTCGTTAACCTGAGCAATTTCCTCATAGGTGCCATGATCGGACCATTCCTGATCAGGCCATTTAAGGAACTCTATAGTTTCGGAGAGGAAATTTCTTACAGGGAAAAATTAAACCGCATACCAAAACAGATACATTATTTCTCCATACTTATAGTTGAGATTGTAAAGGCAAGTTTCGTTGTAGCAAAAATCGTACTGCAACCAAAAATCGATATAAAACCTGGCATTATAGCAGTTCCCATCAGGGCAAAAACAGATGTTGGTATTACAGCTATCGCAAACACCATCACCCTTACGCCTGGAACCCTTACTATTGATGTATCTGATGACAAATCTGCATTATATGTACACTGTATTGACATCGACAATGCAAAAGAAATACGTGATTCCATAAAGGACGATCTGGAAGAATATGTACTGGAGGCCTTCGAATGA
- a CDS encoding cation:proton antiporter, with protein MNTIHLLDIALVFMVLSIIPCIHRIIKGPTIPDRVIAVDALATVIVVMLGVYSFVQESVFFMDVALVISIIAFVGTVTIAKYLDEGVVF; from the coding sequence ATGAACACAATCCATTTGCTGGACATAGCACTTGTATTCATGGTATTATCAATTATCCCCTGTATCCACAGGATTATCAAAGGTCCAACAATTCCGGACAGAGTAATCGCAGTGGATGCCCTGGCAACAGTAATTGTGGTCATGCTGGGTGTTTATTCTTTTGTCCAGGAATCTGTGTTCTTCATGGATGTAGCCCTTGTGATTTCTATTATAGCCTTTGTTGGAACCGTCACAATAGCAAAATATCTGGATGAGGGAGTGGTATTCTGA
- a CDS encoding L-threonylcarbamoyladenylate synthase has product MDQVPHMQKKTEIMRIAEETADDIFKEAGKLLREGKTVAFPTETVYGLGADALNPQAVEQIFKAKGRPADNPLIVHVSNQDQCNQLVSTFTPIARKLAECFWPGPLTIILEKTDMVPYITTGRLETVAIRIPANQIAQNIIEAACKPIAAPSANLSGRPSPTTASHVEEDLQGRIDAIVDGGEVEIGVESTVVDARGEVPVILRPGKISAEDIQQCTNTEVCIGYAKKNNMEKPLSPGMKYTHYSPSAKVILVQGNAKDVSAKIAYLVGNTNEEQERVGLLLTEEIQNDFQLEDKLSIGQATKPDTAAKRIFAGLREMDSKCMDLIIVDGSFTEKGIGAAVLERLQKAADMIITTPRM; this is encoded by the coding sequence ATGGATCAAGTACCCCATATGCAAAAAAAAACAGAGATTATGAGGATTGCTGAAGAAACAGCAGACGATATATTCAAAGAGGCAGGAAAGTTGTTGCGAGAAGGCAAAACTGTTGCCTTCCCTACAGAAACAGTTTATGGACTGGGAGCCGATGCACTTAACCCACAAGCTGTAGAGCAAATATTTAAAGCAAAGGGCAGGCCTGCTGATAATCCCCTTATAGTCCATGTATCAAATCAGGACCAATGCAACCAACTTGTGAGCACTTTCACCCCGATTGCTAGAAAACTTGCAGAATGTTTCTGGCCGGGGCCCCTGACAATAATTCTCGAAAAAACAGATATGGTGCCTTATATAACTACGGGAAGACTTGAAACCGTAGCAATCCGCATTCCTGCAAACCAGATTGCCCAAAATATTATAGAGGCAGCCTGCAAACCTATTGCTGCCCCCAGCGCAAACCTTTCCGGTCGGCCCAGCCCTACAACTGCATCCCATGTCGAGGAAGACCTTCAAGGCCGAATCGATGCAATTGTAGACGGAGGGGAAGTAGAAATTGGTGTGGAATCCACAGTCGTCGATGCACGCGGAGAGGTCCCGGTGATATTGCGCCCGGGAAAGATATCTGCCGAAGATATACAGCAATGCACAAACACAGAAGTATGTATTGGATATGCAAAAAAGAACAATATGGAAAAACCTCTTTCACCCGGCATGAAATATACCCATTATTCACCTTCTGCAAAGGTTATACTTGTGCAGGGAAATGCAAAAGATGTATCTGCAAAAATTGCATACCTTGTTGGAAACACCAATGAGGAACAGGAAAGGGTAGGATTGTTACTTACAGAAGAGATCCAAAACGATTTCCAGTTGGAAGATAAATTATCTATAGGCCAGGCAACTAAACCCGATACAGCAGCAAAGCGTATTTTTGCAGGATTAAGAGAGATGGATTCAAAGTGTATGGATTTGATAATTGTAGACGGATCTTTTACTGAAAAAGGGATTGGAGCTGCAGTCCTTGAGAGACTGCAAAAAGCAGCTGATATGATTATAACTACACCACGGATGTGA
- a CDS encoding DEAD/DEAH box helicase, which translates to MEEDKTMDIEKILSKIKSSRGYEGQIVHSESIKEKQGKYDNVDIKPLLRFALHERGIKRLYSHQTEAIEKIRSGKDIVLATSTASGKSLAYTIPVFEEIMDHPDSTVLYISPLNALANDQYSNFVKLRDVLGESIDIARFVGSSSKEERWQAKADANIIFTNPEMLHMSVLGWKQQWYRVLSNLKYIILDESHYYTGVTGSNMANLLRRLQRICDHYGSNPQYICCSATIGNPGKHACSLTGKNVEVIDRDGSGRGAQKFVFWNPPAYYNKKGYFLRKSSFADSNRLFTTLIQEGLQTILFTRSRQKMERMYLQSKNELQNRGLKEKISPYRGGYSPEDRILIEKQLQNGTLKGVLSTNALELGIDIGGLDGCILDGFPGTIMSTRQQAGRAGRGENESMVVLVAGQDALDQYYMRNPEKFFAKSCEDAVINPENTYIQTGHILCAAKELPLQQEDEKYFGSGIRDVIDVLKEEKLLAENEKGTICLDNHPHGQVNIRGAGRNGYSLIDITGGKRKIIEKDLERSMAFREAFEGAIYIHMGNPYVVQKMNHSKKEILVEKGKADYYTKPMIASEIFLREKYEEKKPGKLDDITVGLGRVEVVEQVTGFRRIQHGSDEEMGRKEIEMPPSSLETESLWIDLPAGYEEMVNKQKRDFAGGLHAIEHAMIAMYPIHLLADRNDVGGVSTPSHGDLEGRSGIFIYDGHEGGVGFAENGFEKIEEMLDVTLKAIKGCPCEEGCPSCIQSPKCGNNNEPLDKHAAIMIMHEILGLEKYIPPAKKERKTVSKSQGKLSTDNTSNTDALNRARSKLRNKKKASVEELIIKGQECRTDHKKAYELFSKALEMEPSNKNALFNKGVACIQLGKYSQANRCFDTLVQQGMNKPIIWEMKGRAFHGMHNYGMAVQMYKQALGLHPKDKDDIKRIQGLLGKARKSANG; encoded by the coding sequence ATGGAAGAGGACAAAACAATGGATATTGAAAAAATACTTTCCAAAATAAAATCATCCAGGGGTTACGAAGGACAAATCGTACACAGTGAATCCATAAAAGAAAAACAGGGAAAGTATGATAATGTCGATATCAAACCATTGCTCAGATTTGCCCTGCATGAAAGAGGAATTAAAAGACTATATTCCCATCAGACAGAAGCTATTGAAAAGATCAGAAGTGGAAAAGATATCGTACTGGCAACCAGTACTGCCAGCGGAAAATCCCTGGCATATACAATACCTGTTTTTGAAGAAATAATGGATCATCCTGACTCCACTGTCCTTTATATATCGCCCTTAAATGCCCTTGCCAATGATCAGTATTCAAATTTTGTGAAATTGAGAGATGTACTGGGTGAAAGTATTGACATTGCCCGTTTTGTAGGATCATCCTCAAAAGAAGAGAGATGGCAGGCAAAAGCCGATGCAAATATTATTTTTACCAATCCCGAAATGCTGCATATGAGTGTACTGGGCTGGAAACAGCAGTGGTACAGAGTATTATCCAACCTGAAATACATAATCCTGGATGAAAGCCATTATTACACCGGTGTCACCGGCAGCAACATGGCAAATCTGTTGCGCCGGCTGCAGAGAATATGCGACCACTACGGCTCCAATCCCCAATACATATGCTGCAGTGCCACCATTGGCAACCCCGGGAAACATGCATGCAGCCTGACTGGAAAAAACGTGGAGGTCATTGACAGGGATGGTTCAGGCAGGGGAGCACAAAAGTTTGTATTCTGGAACCCCCCCGCATACTATAACAAAAAGGGTTATTTCTTGCGCAAAAGCAGTTTTGCAGATTCAAACCGGCTGTTTACCACATTAATACAGGAAGGGTTACAAACTATTCTTTTTACCCGTTCCCGCCAGAAAATGGAGAGAATGTACCTCCAATCAAAAAATGAACTGCAAAACCGGGGGTTGAAAGAAAAGATCTCCCCTTATCGTGGTGGCTATAGTCCAGAAGACAGGATTCTCATAGAAAAACAATTGCAGAATGGTACCCTTAAAGGCGTCCTTTCAACAAATGCCTTAGAACTCGGGATTGACATCGGAGGACTCGACGGTTGTATCCTTGATGGATTTCCAGGCACTATAATGAGCACACGACAGCAGGCCGGAAGAGCCGGCAGAGGAGAGAACGAAAGCATGGTGGTACTTGTTGCCGGCCAGGATGCCCTGGACCAGTACTACATGCGCAATCCAGAGAAATTTTTTGCAAAATCTTGCGAGGATGCTGTCATCAATCCTGAAAATACCTACATACAAACGGGACATATCCTGTGTGCAGCAAAAGAATTACCCCTGCAACAGGAGGACGAGAAGTATTTCGGTAGCGGAATACGGGATGTCATTGACGTCCTGAAGGAAGAAAAATTGCTTGCAGAAAATGAAAAGGGTACAATCTGTCTTGATAATCATCCTCATGGACAGGTGAACATAAGGGGAGCCGGGAGGAACGGATATTCCCTTATAGATATCACAGGTGGCAAGAGGAAAATTATTGAAAAAGATCTGGAACGCTCAATGGCTTTCAGGGAAGCATTTGAAGGAGCCATCTATATCCATATGGGAAATCCCTATGTTGTGCAAAAAATGAACCACAGCAAGAAAGAGATCCTTGTTGAGAAGGGTAAAGCTGATTATTATACCAAACCAATGATTGCCTCCGAGATATTCCTCAGAGAAAAGTACGAGGAAAAAAAGCCCGGGAAACTGGACGATATTACCGTCGGTTTGGGAAGGGTCGAGGTTGTCGAACAGGTAACAGGTTTCCGCAGAATACAGCACGGATCGGATGAAGAGATGGGCAGGAAGGAGATAGAAATGCCCCCCTCATCCCTTGAAACCGAAAGTTTGTGGATAGACCTGCCTGCAGGCTATGAAGAGATGGTGAATAAACAAAAGCGGGATTTTGCCGGTGGCCTGCATGCAATTGAACATGCAATGATAGCAATGTATCCAATACATCTGCTTGCAGATCGCAACGATGTCGGAGGAGTATCCACGCCATCACATGGAGATCTGGAGGGAAGAAGCGGGATATTCATCTATGATGGTCATGAAGGAGGCGTTGGTTTTGCAGAGAATGGTTTTGAAAAAATTGAAGAAATGCTTGATGTTACCTTAAAAGCAATCAAGGGTTGCCCCTGTGAAGAGGGATGTCCTTCATGTATCCAGTCCCCGAAATGTGGCAATAACAATGAGCCACTGGATAAACATGCAGCTATAATGATAATGCATGAAATACTTGGATTGGAGAAATACATCCCCCCTGCAAAGAAGGAAAGAAAAACCGTCTCAAAATCGCAGGGCAAACTTTCTACAGATAATACAAGCAACACAGATGCATTAAACCGTGCCCGAAGTAAATTGCGGAATAAGAAAAAAGCGAGTGTTGAAGAACTGATAATAAAGGGCCAGGAATGCAGGACAGATCACAAAAAGGCCTATGAATTGTTCAGTAAGGCACTGGAAATGGAGCCGTCCAACAAGAATGCCCTTTTCAATAAAGGAGTGGCCTGCATACAGCTGGGCAAGTATTCCCAGGCAAACAGGTGTTTTGATACCCTTGTGCAGCAAGGCATGAACAAACCGATAATATGGGAAATGAAGGGGCGGGCTTTTCATGGAATGCACAATTACGGGATGGCTGTACAGATGTACAAACAGGCACTTGGATTGCATCCAAAAGATAAAGATGACATAAAGCGGATTCAGGGATTGCTTGGAAAAGCACGCAAGAGCGCTAATGGCTGA
- a CDS encoding proton-conducting transporter transmembrane domain-containing protein produces MNIQEHLPILLVATPILMSALMIMLRSRPTFQKTLNIIVSASILLMSIILLLQVWNSGIQVYEVGEWGKYGIMLVADLLGSGMVVLSSGISLLALIYSLDYIEGKSLNTTYHSLFNLLVAGLNGTFLTGDIFNMFVFFEILLLSSCGLVVASENGGVTKISDKMEATFKYLILNIIGSMVMLIAIASLYATMGTLNMADLSVKIATLSDAGTMPWHIYFIALLFIIVFGNKAAIFPLHYWLPDVHPTAPSPISAMLSGVMIKVGAYGILRVYFLVFKDALFLLQPIIILLALITIAIGAIAAVGQKDVKRLLAYSSVSQIGYVFLGIGMGTAYALAASLVYLVNHAIAKSMLFLTSGGIIHHAGTRDMHQMGGMVKSAPLMSSMFLIGAMSIAGLPPLGGFIAKFVLFDAAMLGEYYLPVLIGFAFAVFTIFYMFRAWLLMFWGEARDSEKYGPYSSHGLSPMITVPIIILAAAVLILGVYSEPLIALSSEIANQLLDPQPYINAVLGGSVR; encoded by the coding sequence ATGAATATTCAGGAACATCTCCCAATATTACTGGTTGCAACACCTATTCTTATGTCAGCATTAATGATAATGCTGCGTTCCAGGCCAACTTTCCAGAAAACACTCAACATAATTGTATCAGCATCCATATTATTGATGAGTATTATTCTCCTCTTGCAAGTATGGAACAGCGGGATACAGGTTTACGAAGTTGGAGAATGGGGTAAATATGGAATAATGCTCGTTGCCGACCTGCTGGGCTCCGGGATGGTTGTATTGAGTTCAGGGATATCCCTGCTTGCGCTTATATATTCCCTTGACTACATCGAAGGAAAGTCCCTGAACACAACATATCATTCCCTTTTTAACCTGCTTGTTGCAGGCTTAAATGGAACATTCCTCACCGGGGACATCTTCAATATGTTTGTGTTTTTCGAAATACTGCTGCTTTCATCATGCGGACTGGTAGTAGCTTCGGAAAACGGAGGTGTCACAAAAATTTCCGATAAAATGGAGGCGACATTCAAGTATCTCATCTTGAACATAATCGGATCGATGGTAATGCTGATTGCAATTGCTTCCCTGTATGCCACCATGGGAACCCTGAATATGGCAGACCTGTCTGTCAAAATAGCTACACTGAGTGATGCAGGAACTATGCCCTGGCACATCTATTTCATTGCTTTGCTGTTTATCATCGTTTTTGGTAACAAGGCCGCCATATTCCCTCTTCATTACTGGCTGCCGGATGTTCACCCGACAGCCCCCTCACCCATAAGTGCCATGCTTAGCGGCGTTATGATAAAAGTGGGAGCATATGGAATTCTCAGGGTATATTTCCTGGTCTTTAAAGATGCACTGTTTTTACTACAACCAATTATCATCCTGCTTGCATTGATTACCATAGCAATAGGAGCCATTGCTGCTGTCGGCCAGAAAGATGTCAAAAGACTACTTGCCTATTCCAGTGTCAGCCAGATAGGTTATGTTTTCCTGGGGATTGGAATGGGAACAGCTTATGCCCTTGCAGCTTCTTTGGTATATCTTGTTAATCATGCAATTGCCAAATCTATGCTTTTCCTGACCTCCGGAGGAATTATTCACCATGCCGGAACAAGGGATATGCATCAGATGGGAGGAATGGTCAAAAGTGCGCCTCTGATGAGTAGCATGTTCCTTATAGGAGCAATGTCCATTGCAGGATTGCCGCCGCTGGGAGGTTTTATAGCAAAATTTGTCCTTTTTGATGCGGCCATGTTGGGAGAATATTATTTGCCAGTGCTTATAGGATTTGCATTCGCAGTTTTTACAATATTCTACATGTTCAGGGCATGGCTACTCATGTTCTGGGGTGAAGCAAGGGATTCTGAAAAATATGGCCCATATTCATCACATGGACTTTCACCAATGATTACAGTACCAATAATTATACTTGCAGCCGCTGTACTCATCCTTGGTGTGTATTCAGAACCATTGATAGCTCTTTCAAGTGAGATTGCAAATCAGCTCCTTGATCCACAACCATATATCAACGCAGTACTCGGAGGGAGCGTAAGATGA
- the mnhG gene encoding monovalent cation/H(+) antiporter subunit G — protein sequence MLSNFFFFAGMFFVFLGMLGLYRLPDVYNRLHATTKIGTLGAFGVMMGIVVKLGFGPMGIKAITVGLFLLLTAPVAAHMISRAAHRHGVGLCEESTVDDYGKTYCLINSSCPVKHEETIENDNEKM from the coding sequence ATTCTTAGCAATTTTTTCTTCTTCGCAGGAATGTTCTTTGTATTCCTGGGAATGCTGGGACTTTATAGGCTCCCTGACGTATACAACCGGCTTCATGCAACAACCAAGATCGGAACACTGGGAGCCTTTGGAGTAATGATGGGAATCGTTGTAAAACTTGGATTCGGACCTATGGGAATCAAAGCAATTACTGTCGGTCTTTTTCTTCTGTTAACAGCTCCTGTAGCAGCTCACATGATCAGCCGGGCTGCTCACCGTCACGGAGTTGGACTTTGCGAAGAATCAACGGTAGATGACTACGGTAAAACCTATTGTCTAATAAATTCCAGCTGCCCGGTTAAACATGAAGAGACTATTGAAAATGACAATGAGAAGATGTGA
- a CDS encoding monovalent cation/H+ antiporter subunit B: MTTLITKTITKICIPLVSLFSISLLLAGHNNPGGGFIGGVMFASVISLTYVVFGLKYTKSFFNPSWDKLFGAGLLIASLTAFGAILYGNNFFRSSIKFVDIPLYGEIELASATLFDIGVYFVVIGTLLHIFKNVGEDK; this comes from the coding sequence ATGACTACATTAATCACAAAGACAATTACAAAAATCTGTATCCCTCTTGTAAGTTTATTTTCTATATCCCTTTTATTGGCAGGACACAATAATCCCGGAGGAGGATTTATCGGCGGTGTAATGTTTGCCTCTGTAATTTCCCTTACCTACGTAGTATTTGGTTTAAAGTACACCAAATCATTCTTTAATCCTTCCTGGGACAAATTATTCGGGGCAGGATTACTCATTGCTTCATTGACCGCTTTTGGAGCAATACTATACGGAAACAATTTTTTCAGGAGTTCAATCAAATTTGTAGATATCCCCCTCTACGGTGAAATAGAGTTGGCATCAGCCACCCTCTTTGATATTGGAGTATATTTTGTCGTAATTGGCACTCTGCTACATATATTCAAAAACGTGGGTGAAGATAAATGA
- a CDS encoding NADH-quinone oxidoreductase subunit K, with translation MNNTILSITIALIFGIGTFLILRRDIIKIIIGLSLISHAVNMLIVSTGVFDGEKAPIITDGHHGSGSGIIFTDKLSEGILAPIVPSGVETPFVDPLVQALVLTAIVISLATTAFILILAYRIHEEYGTTDIRKLRRLRG, from the coding sequence ATGAACAATACAATATTATCGATTACAATAGCCCTGATATTTGGAATTGGGACATTTTTAATCCTACGCAGGGACATCATAAAAATCATTATTGGTTTATCCCTGATTTCCCATGCAGTAAACATGCTAATCGTTTCAACTGGAGTATTTGATGGTGAAAAAGCTCCTATAATAACAGACGGCCATCATGGTTCTGGCAGCGGGATAATTTTTACAGATAAATTATCAGAAGGTATACTTGCACCAATTGTACCTTCTGGAGTGGAAACCCCTTTCGTAGACCCCCTGGTCCAGGCTCTTGTATTAACAGCTATTGTAATCAGCCTTGCGACTACTGCATTTATACTTATACTGGCCTACCGCATCCATGAAGAATACGGCACCACAGATATCAGGAAACTCAGGAGGCTGCGGGGATGA
- the mbhE gene encoding hydrogen gas-evolving membrane-bound hydrogenase subunit E: MDSFTAIILAIFLPFAAAIFIPLLEKFLKHRIGWFAAGIAFLSFALIGIVAPEIIHGHIIQHSIEWMPSIGAEFSIYADGLAMMIGFIASGIGVIIMSYSNGYMSHKEDLPRYYQYLLLFMGSMIGMVFAGNTLQLFIFWELTSITSFMLIGYWRGKPASIYGATKSLLLTAGGGLFMLAGFILLHTITGSYDIATILQNPAIIENIKAHPFFLITLVLILIGAAAKSAQGPFYIWLPNAMEAPTPVSAFLHSATMVKAGIYLVARVHPIFSGTEAWFILVSGIGIFTMLLAGFLAFRQTDIKAILAYSTISQLAYMMTMYGYTSYHEPGLGVAAATFHLLNHATFKACLFLVAGIVAHEAATRDIRKLGGLRKDMPITFIIASIAALAMAGIPPLNGFLSKEMFYETSVEMGHIIGGPFTFLIPAAAVLGGVFTFAYSIKLIDGIFLGEKHHDHLPEHIHEPPYTMLVPAAFLAGLVILFGLVPSIPVHNIIEPTTAGIVLEEVHLHVKLWHGFTPALFMTVITFIAGLTIYTRYDSIAAWQDRFNAKYPRVSVNYYYDRIVDGAKGSAKGFANFTQPGSIKLYIYAILFLMVILFAIPAFMMATQVFPANLNFDIPPYEALIMTLMVIAAVAAATLHRYLPAVIALSAVGYMVSLVFIYLKAPDLALTQVLVETLATIIFLLVIARVPQTFKEKIPKTTLIRDIGISFTVAATVLILLLNATQGIAPPFESLSHYFLENSVKLAGGHNVVNVILVDFRGYDTLGEISVLCLAALGVYNLIKSRGEGE; the protein is encoded by the coding sequence ATGGACTCCTTTACGGCAATCATACTGGCTATATTTTTACCCTTTGCCGCGGCGATATTCATACCGCTGCTGGAAAAGTTCCTGAAACACAGGATCGGTTGGTTTGCAGCAGGAATTGCCTTCCTGAGTTTTGCATTAATAGGTATAGTAGCTCCCGAAATAATTCATGGACATATAATACAACACTCAATTGAGTGGATGCCAAGCATCGGTGCAGAATTTAGCATTTATGCCGATGGGCTGGCCATGATGATCGGATTCATAGCATCCGGTATCGGTGTAATTATAATGTCCTATTCCAATGGGTACATGTCCCACAAGGAAGACCTCCCCCGTTATTACCAGTACTTGCTCTTATTCATGGGGTCCATGATCGGTATGGTCTTTGCAGGGAATACACTCCAGCTATTCATATTCTGGGAACTTACCAGTATCACATCATTCATGCTCATCGGTTACTGGAGAGGGAAACCCGCTTCCATCTACGGGGCCACCAAATCCCTGCTGCTCACAGCAGGTGGCGGTCTTTTCATGCTGGCAGGATTTATCCTGCTACATACTATTACAGGGTCCTACGATATCGCTACTATTCTCCAGAACCCCGCCATAATTGAAAACATCAAAGCTCATCCTTTCTTCTTAATAACACTGGTCCTTATCCTGATAGGTGCAGCTGCCAAATCCGCACAGGGGCCTTTTTACATATGGCTTCCAAATGCAATGGAGGCTCCCACACCAGTCAGTGCTTTTTTACATTCAGCAACAATGGTTAAGGCCGGAATATATCTGGTAGCCAGGGTACACCCCATATTTTCAGGCACAGAAGCCTGGTTTATTCTGGTAAGTGGAATTGGCATATTCACAATGCTGCTTGCGGGATTTTTGGCCTTCCGCCAGACAGACATCAAAGCAATCCTGGCATATTCAACTATCAGCCAGCTGGCATACATGATGACAATGTATGGTTACACATCCTACCACGAACCCGGTTTAGGAGTGGCAGCAGCAACATTCCATCTTCTCAACCACGCAACTTTCAAAGCGTGCCTTTTCCTGGTAGCAGGTATTGTTGCACACGAGGCAGCCACCAGGGACATACGCAAACTCGGTGGTTTGCGAAAGGACATGCCGATTACCTTTATCATTGCATCCATAGCAGCCCTTGCAATGGCAGGAATTCCACCTCTTAATGGTTTCCTTAGTAAGGAAATGTTCTACGAAACCTCTGTTGAGATGGGCCACATCATAGGAGGGCCTTTCACATTCCTGATACCGGCAGCAGCAGTACTGGGAGGTGTATTTACCTTTGCTTATTCCATCAAACTTATCGACGGGATATTCCTGGGAGAAAAACACCATGACCACCTACCTGAACATATACATGAACCACCGTACACAATGCTTGTTCCTGCAGCATTCCTTGCAGGTCTTGTCATCCTGTTTGGCCTTGTCCCTTCGATTCCGGTTCACAATATAATTGAACCTACAACCGCGGGAATCGTGCTCGAGGAAGTACATCTGCATGTTAAACTCTGGCATGGTTTTACACCGGCCCTTTTCATGACAGTAATCACTTTCATAGCAGGCCTGACAATTTACACACGCTATGATAGTATAGCGGCCTGGCAGGACAGGTTTAATGCAAAATATCCGCGGGTAAGTGTGAACTATTACTATGACAGGATTGTTGATGGAGCAAAGGGAAGTGCAAAGGGATTTGCCAACTTTACCCAGCCCGGTAGCATAAAGCTCTACATCTATGCTATATTATTTTTAATGGTCATACTGTTTGCCATACCAGCATTCATGATGGCAACACAGGTATTCCCTGCCAACCTTAATTTTGACATTCCCCCTTACGAGGCACTGATAATGACCCTTATGGTCATTGCAGCAGTCGCAGCAGCAACCCTGCATAGATATCTTCCTGCCGTAATAGCACTTTCTGCAGTTGGTTATATGGTCAGCTTGGTATTCATATATCTCAAAGCACCCGACCTTGCTCTTACACAGGTACTTGTGGAAACTCTGGCAACAATAATATTTTTGCTTGTGATAGCAAGGGTACCCCAGACATTCAAAGAAAAAATACCAAAAACCACATTGATAAGAGATATAGGAATTTCATTTACTGTTGCTGCCACTGTATTGATCCTATTACTTAATGCAACACAGGGTATAGCACCACCATTTGAATCCCTGTCCCACTATTTCCTGGAGAACAGTGTAAAACTTGCAGGAGGACATAATGTTGTAAATGTAATCCTTGTAGATTTCCGTGGCTATGATACCCTGGGAGAAATATCAGTATTATGTCTGGCAGCACTTGGGGTCTATAATCTTATAAAGAGCAGAGGTGAAGGAGAATGA
- a CDS encoding cupredoxin domain-containing protein, with amino-acid sequence MEYYGVMTPSEMELEIGDAIAWRNYKPQGTYVLVSDDNLFENQEMSSKDVYFYTFTEKGTYTFSVTDIPEMTLEVTVK; translated from the coding sequence ATGGAATACTATGGGGTAATGACTCCTTCTGAAATGGAATTAGAAATAGGGGATGCTATAGCCTGGAGAAACTATAAACCACAGGGTACCTACGTACTTGTGAGCGACGATAACCTCTTTGAAAATCAGGAAATGAGTTCCAAAGATGTTTATTTCTACACTTTCACTGAAAAAGGCACCTACACTTTCAGTGTGACAGATATCCCGGAAATGACACTTGAGGTCACAGTAAAATAA